The Pseudochaenichthys georgianus chromosome 8, fPseGeo1.2, whole genome shotgun sequence genome has a segment encoding these proteins:
- the atp6v0ca gene encoding ATPase H+ transporting V0 subunit ca produces MSSEESPEYAPFFAVMGATAAMVFSALGAAYGTAKSGTGIAAMSVMRPELIMKSIIPVVMAGIIAIYGLVVAVLIANNISERVTLYKSFLHLGAGLSVGLSGLAAGFAIGIVGDAGVRGTAQQPRLFVGMILILIFAEVLGLYGLIVALILSTK; encoded by the exons ATGTCTTCTGAGGAGAGCCCTGAGTACGCGCCTTTCTTCGCTGTGATGGGAGCCACTGCGGCCATGGTCTTCAGCG CATTAGGAGCGGCGTATGGCACAGCGAAGAGCGGCACAGGCATCGCTGCCATGTCCGTGATGCGGCCAGAGCTCATCATGAAGTCCATCATCCCCGTGGTCATGGCGGGTATCATCGCCATCTACGGGCTGGTGGTGGCCGTGCTGATAGCAAACAACATCTCCGAGAGAGTCACTCTCTACAA GAGTTTCCTGCATCTCGGTGCCGGTCTGAGCGTGGGCCTGAGCGGTCTGGCGGCCGGCTTCGCCATCGGCATCGTGGGAGACGCCGGTGTTCGAGGCACCGCCCAGCAGCCCCGGCTCTTCGTGGGCATGATCCTCATCTTGATCTTCGCCGAGGTGCTGGGGCTTTACGGCCTCATCGTGGCTCTGATCCTATCTACAAAATAG